In the genome of Ptychodera flava strain L36383 chromosome 13, AS_Pfla_20210202, whole genome shotgun sequence, one region contains:
- the LOC139148533 gene encoding keratin, type I cytoskeletal 10-like, which produces MSRFGSSGITPGDGRVVSYAWSSSSGGGGGGGGGGGGGGGGGGGLTRQQERAELHSLHEKFAAYLQKVRTMKLQAGQQTESASLLAAMTNLEKEIGVIKDMYERELERLRRELQAGVADRERYMVSAQNSSAALSDLQGRSEGAESRCKSLQEELSSFQKMSAARESEMSQMAAQFKDISQRFSALQGEYDRLLKEYNALKSVYDGEKVDIATLKETIAALRKQLDFQNKVHAEEIAELKSRLQAESQQLVQFEARARQQPNMTDNAPQILAKFRETAEAELRQYKAESESRYSQNIGSLESENSALALNVQQERERSSAHIRALEGKVGELQQTLIIKLKEIGNGLDQPLLSEIEALKALIANEDAKLQSMMTSYQSASGAASLGTGGSSGMGGSSGMGGSSGSYLSTMKSTSVVPGASRSLVAYTGARASGGQGFGIGGGGGIGGAMAGSSSASRFFSSSSGNPSHLHSGYMRYLPKINGTLSQRRSYQYFGV; this is translated from the exons ATGAGCAGATTCGGCTCATCGGGCATAACACCCGGTGATGGCCGTGTTGTCAGCTATGCGTGGTCGTCCTCGTCCGGTGGCGGCGGCGGCGGCGGTGGTGGTGGCGGCGGCGGCGGCGGTGGCGGCGGTGGTCTGACACGCCAGCAGGAGCGAGCCGAGCTTCACAGCCTACATGAGAaatttgctgcatatttgcaaaAGGTTCGCACGATGAAACTTCAAGCTGGCCAACAG aCGGAATCTGCCTCTCTCCTGGCCGCCATGACAAATTTAGAGAAGGAGATTGGGGTCATCAAGGACATGTACGAAAGAGAACTGGAAAGGCTGAGAAGAGAGTTGCAGGCCGGTGTTGCCGATAGAGAGAGATACATGGTGTCTGCACAGAACAGTTCTGCGGCCTTGTCTGATCTTCAAGGCAG GTCCGAAGGGGCAGAGAGCCGATGCAAGTCCCTGCAGGAAGAATTGAGCTCCTTTCAGAAGATGTCAGCAGCGAGGGAGTCAGAGATGAGCCAAATGGCTGCGCAGTTCAAGGACATTAGCCAGCGATTTTCAGCTCTTCAGGGAGAGTACGATCGCCTGCTCAAGGAATACAACGCATTGAAATCAGTCTACGATGGGGAGAAGGTGGACATTGCGACCTTGAAGGAAACGATTGCAGCTCTGCGTAAGCAACTTGACTTCCAGAATAAAGTACATGCCGAG GAAATTGCCGAACTGAAGAGTCGCCTTCAGGCCGAGTCTCAGCAGCTTGTACAGTTTGAAGCGAGGGCGAGACAACAGCCTAACATGACGGACAACGCGCCCCAAATATTGGCGAAGTTCCGAGAGACAGCAGAAGCCGAACTGCGTCAGTACAAAGCCGAATCTGAGTCAAGATACTCACAAAAT ATTGGTAGTCTTGAGTCTGAGAACAGCGCCCTCGCCCTGAATGTCCAGCAGGAGCGTGAGAGATCTTCGGCACACATCAGAGCATTGGAAGGCAAAGTTGGAGAGCTTCAACAGACGCTGATTATCAAACTCAAAGAAATAGGAAATGGATTGGATCAGCCCCTATTGTCCGAAATTGAGGCGTTAAAGGCACTGATTGCCAATGAAGACGCCAA ACTGCAAagtatgatgacgtcataccaGAGTGCTTCCGGAGCAGCGTCGCTTGGCACAGGAGGTTCATCAGGCATGGGAGGTTCATCAGGCATGGGTGGTTCATCTGGCAGTTACCTCTCCACCATGAAGTCGACGTCAGTCGTACCTGGCGCAAGCAGATCTTTGGTCGCCTATACTGGCGCTAGAG CGAGTGGTGGACAAGGCTTCGGTATCGGTGGCGGCGGCGGTATCGGTGGCGCGATGGCTGGTTCAAGTTCAGCAAGCAG GTTTTTCTCCAGTTCAAGTGGCAACCCTAGCCATCTACATTCGGGTTACATGCGATATCTGCCGAAGATTAATGGCACTTTGTCTCAGAGACGCTCATACCAATACTTCGGGGTTTAG